From the genome of Nicotiana sylvestris chromosome 2, ASM39365v2, whole genome shotgun sequence, one region includes:
- the LOC138886235 gene encoding uncharacterized protein, giving the protein MVGERVLLRVSPIKGVIRFGKKGKLSPRCISPFEILRHVGEVAYELALPPSLAGVHPVFHVLMLRRYHGDPSHVLDFSSVQLDKDLSYIKELVAILDRQVRKLRSKNIASVKV; this is encoded by the coding sequence atggttggagagcgggttctgcttcgggtttcgcctattaAGGGCGTTATAAGATTCGgtaagaaagggaagttgagtcctagGTGTATcagcccttttgagatattgaggcatgttggggaggttgcttatgagcttgccttacctcccagcttggcaggagttcatccggtatttcatgttttgatgctccggagaTATCATGGCgatccgtcacacgtgttggattttagttcagtccagttggacaaggatctatcttatattaaggagctagtggcaatattggacaggcaggttagaaagctgaggtcaaagaacattgcatcagtgaaggtctAA